A window from Flavobacterium sp. 83 encodes these proteins:
- a CDS encoding type I restriction-modification system subunit M, protein MAAEQKQKLEQQLWNIANTLRGKMDADDFRDYILGFIFYKYLSTKMDLYANTILKPDGLTFQEIEGHPEEALLMQEIKQLSIDKLGFFLEPADLFSELARRGNAGGKNNFILGDLAKVLTHIEQSTMGSESEEDFGNLFSDLDLTSHKLGKSEADKNDLIVKVLVHLDEIDFDLENTDSDVLGDAYEYLIGQFASGAGKKAGEFYTPQQVSSVLAQLVTVGKDQLKSVYDPTCGSGSLLLRVAKEVKDVSAFYGQEMNPTTYNLCRMNMIMHDVHYKRFDIKNEDTLERPQHYDMRFEAIVANPPFSANWSASPLHMNDERFSAYGKLAPSSKADFAFVQHMVHQLADNGTMAIVLPHGVLFRGGAEGHIREYLIKEKNYLDAVIGLPANIFYGTSIPTCILVLKKDRNKDAERSRSILFIDASQHFEKVKTQNVLRTEDIDKIISTYENRTEEDKYSKNIIIHRTDAIDCTDAIDRTDAIDRTDAINRTDAINRVSTTIAENDYNLNIPRYVDTFEEEDAIDLKAITTELRELADLGKTTDETIEGFCTELGIETPF, encoded by the coding sequence ATGGCAGCCGAACAAAAACAAAAATTAGAACAACAACTTTGGAATATCGCCAACACTCTTCGTGGGAAAATGGACGCCGATGATTTCAGGGATTACATATTAGGTTTTATTTTCTACAAGTACCTGAGTACTAAAATGGATTTGTATGCCAACACGATCCTAAAACCAGACGGTTTAACTTTCCAAGAAATAGAAGGACATCCTGAGGAAGCTTTGTTAATGCAGGAAATAAAACAACTATCGATTGATAAATTAGGCTTTTTCTTAGAACCAGCCGATTTGTTTTCGGAATTAGCACGAAGAGGAAACGCAGGCGGAAAAAACAATTTCATCCTTGGGGATTTAGCCAAAGTTTTGACTCATATTGAGCAAAGCACGATGGGTTCTGAAAGTGAAGAAGATTTTGGTAACTTGTTTTCTGACCTCGATTTAACCTCTCATAAACTTGGAAAATCCGAAGCGGACAAAAACGATCTCATCGTAAAAGTCTTGGTGCATCTGGATGAAATCGACTTTGATTTAGAAAATACCGATAGCGATGTTCTGGGCGATGCTTACGAATATTTGATAGGACAGTTTGCCAGTGGCGCAGGCAAGAAAGCAGGTGAATTCTATACCCCACAACAAGTAAGCAGCGTTTTGGCACAACTGGTAACGGTGGGCAAAGACCAACTCAAAAGCGTTTATGACCCAACTTGTGGCTCAGGTTCGTTATTGTTGCGAGTAGCCAAAGAAGTAAAAGACGTAAGTGCTTTTTACGGACAAGAAATGAATCCTACGACCTACAACTTGTGTCGCATGAACATGATTATGCACGACGTACACTACAAGCGTTTTGACATTAAGAACGAAGATACTCTGGAACGCCCGCAACATTATGATATGCGTTTTGAAGCCATTGTGGCCAATCCTCCTTTTTCTGCAAATTGGAGTGCCAGCCCTTTGCACATGAACGACGAGCGTTTCTCAGCCTATGGGAAACTTGCTCCAAGTAGCAAAGCCGATTTTGCCTTTGTGCAACACATGGTGCACCAGCTTGCTGATAACGGAACCATGGCCATCGTGCTCCCTCACGGTGTTTTGTTTCGTGGCGGTGCCGAAGGACACATACGCGAATATTTGATAAAAGAGAAGAATTACCTCGATGCCGTTATAGGCTTGCCAGCCAATATTTTTTACGGAACGAGTATCCCAACTTGTATTTTGGTTTTGAAGAAAGACCGAAACAAGGATGCTGAGCGCAGTCGAAGTATTTTGTTTATAGATGCCAGCCAACATTTTGAAAAGGTGAAAACCCAAAACGTGTTGCGTACCGAGGATATTGATAAAATTATTAGCACCTACGAAAACCGAACCGAAGAAGATAAATACAGCAAAAATATTATAATACACCGTACAGACGCGATTGATTGTACAGACGCGATTGATCGTACAGACGCGATTGATCGTACAGACGCGATTAATCGTACAGACGCGATTAATCGCGTCTCTACCACCATTGCCGAAAACGATTACAACCTGAATATTCCTCGTTATGTAGATACGTTTGAAGAAGAAGATGCCATAGATTTAAAAGCCATAACCACTGAATTACGGGAATTAGCAGACCTTGGTAAAACAACGGATGAAACAATCGAGGGTTTTTGTACTGAATTAGGAATTGAAACACCA
- the mnmE gene encoding tRNA uridine-5-carboxymethylaminomethyl(34) synthesis GTPase MnmE has translation MISHDSIVALATPSGAGAIAVIRISGDDAITIGNTVFKSIKNKNLTNQKTHTLHLGHIIDDNKTLDEVLVSIFKGPNSYTGENTIEISCHGSTYIQQQIIQLLLRKGCRMADPGEFTLRAFLNGKLDLSQAEAVADLISSDNEASHQIAMQQMRGGFSNEIAKLREELLNFASLIELELDFAEEDVEFADRTQFHELLNRIEFVLKRLIDSFAVGNVIKNGIPVAIVGEPNVGKSTLLNALLNEERAIVSEIAGTTRDTIEDELVIGGIGFRFIDTAGIRETEDVVESIGIRKTFEKIEQAQVVVFLFDSSEFKVSGLKLKVELEKIKNQFPLKPLLIIGNKADKLEETEIQNIKLEIPEILLISAKEKLGVEDLKNQLLSFVNTGALRNNETIVTNTRHYDSLLKALEEIQKVKFGLETNLSSDLMALDIKEALYQFGMITGQVTNDELLGNIFANFCIGK, from the coding sequence ATGATTTCTCACGATTCCATAGTGGCACTGGCAACTCCTTCGGGAGCTGGAGCAATAGCAGTAATCCGAATTTCCGGAGATGATGCCATTACTATTGGCAATACTGTTTTTAAATCCATTAAAAACAAAAATTTAACCAACCAAAAAACGCATACATTACATTTAGGTCATATTATAGATGACAACAAAACTTTGGACGAAGTGTTAGTTTCAATTTTTAAAGGCCCAAATTCTTATACGGGCGAAAATACAATAGAAATTTCCTGTCACGGTTCTACTTATATCCAACAACAAATTATCCAGTTATTGCTACGCAAAGGGTGTCGTATGGCTGATCCTGGTGAATTTACACTCAGAGCATTCCTAAACGGAAAACTGGATCTTTCCCAAGCAGAGGCAGTTGCCGATTTAATTTCATCAGATAATGAAGCTTCACACCAAATTGCGATGCAACAAATGCGAGGCGGTTTCTCCAATGAAATTGCCAAACTGCGTGAAGAATTATTGAATTTTGCTTCGTTAATTGAACTCGAATTAGACTTTGCTGAAGAAGATGTGGAATTTGCTGACAGAACCCAATTTCATGAGTTGTTAAACAGAATCGAATTTGTATTGAAACGACTAATCGATTCATTTGCTGTTGGTAATGTAATCAAAAACGGAATTCCCGTTGCTATTGTGGGCGAACCCAATGTAGGGAAATCGACTCTTTTGAATGCTTTATTGAATGAAGAACGCGCCATTGTCTCAGAGATTGCAGGAACTACCCGCGATACAATTGAAGATGAATTAGTGATTGGCGGCATCGGTTTTCGATTCATCGACACAGCAGGAATTCGGGAAACAGAAGATGTTGTGGAAAGCATTGGGATTCGTAAAACTTTTGAAAAAATTGAACAGGCTCAAGTGGTCGTTTTTCTATTTGACAGTTCTGAGTTTAAAGTTTCAGGTTTAAAGTTGAAAGTGGAACTGGAAAAAATCAAGAATCAATTTCCATTGAAACCACTACTAATTATTGGAAATAAAGCCGATAAATTAGAAGAAACTGAAATCCAAAATATCAAATTAGAAATTCCAGAAATCTTACTTATATCTGCCAAAGAAAAACTGGGCGTTGAGGATTTAAAAAATCAATTGCTCTCGTTTGTGAACACTGGCGCTTTACGAAATAACGAAACAATTGTAACTAATACAAGACATTACGATTCATTACTAAAAGCTTTGGAAGAGATACAAAAAGTAAAGTTTGGACTAGAAACCAACTTGTCCAGTGACCTGATGGCTCTTGATATCAAGGAAGCTTTATATCAGTTTGGGATGATTACCGGTCAGGTTACAAACGATGAATTATTAGGAAATATATTTGCTAATTTCTGCATCGGAAAGTAA
- a CDS encoding universal stress protein, with product MKKILFPTDFSEVSKNAFIYALKLAEAIHADIITLHVYQMLQPKFVDFSAYLNEVYEVTELSNFENYRDEVPVLRVIAEENNLGHIKVSHVLVMGNLIDEIEKITEDESIDFVVMGTKGATGLKETFLGTVTTKIMDDVKAIVFAIPSHCQYQPIKRILFVTQFKPNDFNAFKKVMQLAHLLNAHIDCLYVQQHEHEGKNDFTDDWKTIVENLDIALHTIKSNDVEGVILSFIELHKINTIAMLVYHRNFFEKLFQISLSKKLAFHVDIPILAIHE from the coding sequence ATGAAAAAAATCCTATTTCCCACTGACTTTTCGGAGGTTTCTAAAAATGCTTTCATATATGCATTGAAATTGGCAGAAGCGATTCATGCCGATATTATTACATTGCATGTGTATCAAATGTTGCAACCAAAATTTGTAGATTTTTCGGCTTATTTAAATGAAGTTTATGAAGTTACGGAGTTAAGTAATTTTGAGAATTACAGAGATGAAGTTCCTGTTTTAAGAGTTATTGCCGAAGAAAATAATTTGGGACACATTAAAGTGAGTCATGTCTTAGTAATGGGAAATTTGATTGATGAAATTGAAAAAATAACGGAAGATGAAAGTATCGATTTTGTGGTTATGGGCACTAAAGGTGCGACAGGATTAAAAGAAACTTTTTTAGGCACCGTCACAACCAAAATTATGGATGATGTTAAAGCAATTGTTTTTGCAATTCCTTCACATTGCCAATATCAACCCATAAAAAGAATACTTTTTGTAACACAATTTAAGCCAAATGACTTTAATGCTTTTAAGAAAGTGATGCAATTGGCTCATTTATTAAACGCACATATTGATTGTTTGTATGTTCAGCAACACGAGCATGAAGGTAAAAATGATTTTACTGACGATTGGAAAACTATTGTTGAAAATCTTGATATAGCGCTCCATACCATTAAAAGTAATGATGTGGAGGGAGTTATTTTAAGTTTTATTGAATTGCATAAAATTAATACGATTGCAATGCTTGTGTATCATAGAAATTTCTTTGAAAAATTATTTCAAATCAGTCTTTCAAAGAAATTGGCTTTTCATGTTGATATTCCAATTTTAGCTATTCATGAATAA
- a CDS encoding universal stress protein — translation MKRILFPTDFSEVANNAFVHALEFAKIVQGELILLHTFDLPVFDNQFFPENYAVIYDSLELAQFEMFKDEIPKLRAIAEERNLDKIKMSHRLMDGDLLFNIKRAVKEDKIDFVVMGTSGVTGWEAFFVGSNAGSAIISIDVPMLCVPLEAKFKKIETIGFTTRFRTKDKKALKLVLDIAKKTNAKVKCLYVKTSSSDVSKDTIDKWETEFMQEPVEFFVITSDEIKEIILDFILYKEIDVLTMLTYKRGFFEGLFKPSFTKKMVPNFDIPILTIHIE, via the coding sequence ATGAAAAGAATCCTATTTCCAACAGATTTTTCTGAAGTGGCCAATAATGCCTTTGTACATGCTTTAGAATTTGCAAAAATAGTTCAAGGTGAACTCATTTTATTGCACACATTTGATTTGCCTGTATTTGATAATCAGTTTTTTCCTGAAAATTATGCAGTTATTTATGATTCATTGGAGTTAGCTCAATTTGAAATGTTCAAAGACGAAATTCCTAAACTGCGTGCCATAGCTGAAGAACGCAATCTCGATAAAATTAAGATGTCGCACCGGCTTATGGATGGTGATTTACTTTTTAATATTAAAAGGGCGGTGAAAGAAGATAAAATTGATTTTGTTGTAATGGGAACCTCTGGCGTTACTGGATGGGAAGCTTTTTTTGTGGGAAGCAATGCTGGTTCTGCTATAATTAGTATTGATGTCCCTATGTTATGTGTTCCATTAGAAGCTAAATTTAAAAAAATTGAAACTATAGGTTTTACAACCCGTTTTAGAACTAAAGATAAAAAAGCATTAAAATTGGTTTTGGATATTGCCAAGAAAACGAATGCTAAAGTGAAATGTCTCTACGTAAAAACCAGTAGTTCTGATGTTTCAAAAGATACTATTGATAAATGGGAGACTGAGTTTATGCAAGAACCTGTAGAATTTTTTGTTATTACCAGCGATGAAATAAAAGAAATCATATTGGATTTTATTCTCTACAAAGAGATTGATGTGTTGACGATGCTTACTTATAAAAGAGGCTTTTTTGAAGGATTGTTTAAACCAAGTTTTACTAAAAAAATGGTGCCAAATTTTGATATTCCAATTTTAACGATTCACATCGAGTAA
- a CDS encoding DNA mismatch repair protein: MEVYKVNKESFSTALNAINKKYNSISFFRLLTIVLFLVSMYYYIKTNETVFIALSVFLFGLFIVLMRFHSKLVFQKQIKQALLDINENEISYLERKKIPFENGQEFNDFHHPYAYDLDIFGEHSLFQNLNRTATFIGKKTLAKQLLAILPNDEILRNHKAVKELSKKIDWRQEFLALAKISNDNKTSYNALLQWNKFESTPLSKMSILVSFIAPVLFLGTFVGYLITSNTAFLSVLSVLFVFNLGFMGNFLKRIQIEIANASSIDKIINQYGLLMQKIENESFQSEKLIDLQQKLTFKKENASIHLKQLASLFSNMDTIGNFVTGLVFNGTFLFNFHVLKGLIQWKKDHTEALEDWLEVIGEFEMLNSLANLSYNNPEFVYPALNANFEIDFTNLSHPLLNEKTRVGNDVSFHPESFMILTGSNMSGKSTFLRSLGINMVLSGMGSPVCASQANVHPLPVLVSMRLSDSLSDSESYFFAEIKRLKQIMDELENGSAFVLLDEILRGTNSDDKRNGTIEVVKKIIGKKAIGAIATHDIEVCLTTNEYPNVLTNKCFEVEIINDDLHFDYKLRDGICKNRSATFLMKKMGVI; encoded by the coding sequence ATGGAAGTATACAAAGTAAACAAAGAAAGCTTTTCAACAGCGCTAAATGCAATCAATAAAAAGTACAATAGTATTAGCTTTTTCAGGCTTCTCACTATTGTACTTTTTTTAGTGTCCATGTATTATTATATAAAAACAAACGAAACTGTTTTTATTGCTTTATCAGTATTTCTTTTTGGCTTATTTATTGTCTTGATGCGCTTTCATTCCAAGCTAGTTTTTCAAAAACAAATCAAACAAGCATTATTGGATATTAATGAAAATGAAATATCTTATTTGGAAAGAAAAAAAATCCCTTTTGAAAACGGACAGGAATTCAATGATTTTCATCATCCCTATGCGTATGATTTGGATATTTTCGGTGAACATTCCTTATTTCAAAATTTGAATAGAACCGCCACATTCATAGGAAAAAAAACATTGGCAAAACAACTTTTAGCGATTTTGCCAAACGATGAGATTCTCAGAAACCATAAAGCTGTAAAAGAATTATCCAAAAAAATAGATTGGCGTCAGGAGTTTTTGGCTTTGGCCAAAATAAGTAACGATAATAAAACTAGTTATAATGCTTTACTACAATGGAATAAATTTGAAAGTACTCCGTTGTCAAAAATGAGTATTTTGGTTTCTTTTATTGCGCCAGTACTTTTTCTTGGGACTTTTGTGGGGTATTTAATTACATCAAATACAGCGTTTTTATCGGTATTGTCAGTTCTATTTGTTTTTAATTTAGGTTTTATGGGCAATTTTTTAAAACGAATTCAAATAGAAATTGCAAATGCATCCAGCATTGATAAAATCATTAATCAATATGGTTTATTGATGCAAAAAATCGAGAATGAGTCTTTTCAGTCTGAAAAATTAATCGATTTGCAACAGAAACTAACCTTTAAAAAAGAAAATGCAAGCATCCATTTGAAACAATTGGCCTCATTATTTTCTAATATGGACACCATTGGAAATTTTGTAACGGGATTAGTATTCAACGGAACTTTTTTATTTAATTTCCATGTGTTAAAAGGATTAATTCAGTGGAAAAAAGACCATACTGAGGCTTTGGAAGATTGGTTGGAAGTTATTGGTGAATTTGAAATGTTGAATAGTTTGGCGAATCTTTCCTATAACAATCCTGAATTTGTATATCCCGCATTGAATGCTAATTTCGAAATAGATTTCACTAATTTAAGTCATCCGTTGCTAAATGAAAAAACGAGGGTGGGCAATGATGTGAGTTTTCATCCTGAGTCCTTCATGATTTTGACAGGTTCTAATATGTCAGGCAAAAGTACTTTTTTGAGAAGTTTGGGTATCAATATGGTTTTGTCAGGAATGGGTTCGCCAGTTTGTGCCAGTCAGGCTAATGTTCATCCATTGCCTGTTTTAGTGTCCATGCGATTATCAGATTCGTTGTCTGATAGTGAATCGTATTTCTTTGCCGAGATTAAACGCTTAAAGCAAATTATGGACGAATTAGAAAATGGATCTGCATTTGTTTTATTAGATGAAATTTTACGCGGAACCAATTCAGATGATAAACGAAATGGAACGATAGAAGTGGTAAAAAAAATAATTGGCAAAAAAGCTATTGGAGCTATCGCTACACATGATATAGAGGTTTGTTTGACTACAAATGAATATCCAAATGTTCTCACCAACAAATGTTTTGAAGTAGAGATTATAAATGATGATCTGCATTTTGATTACAAACTACGGGACGGTATTTGTAAAAATAGAAGTGCTACGTTCCTAATGAAAAAAATGGGTGTTATATAA
- the dnaN gene encoding DNA polymerase III subunit beta codes for MKFIVSSSYLLKQLQVLGNVINSSNTLPILDNFLFDLDHSVLTVSASDLETTMSATLGIDSESKGSVAVPAKLLLEILKTFPEQPLTFTVEENSTIEISSNSGKYALAYAPGEEFPKSVNLDDPSVTLVPADVLATAISKTIFAAGNDDLRPVMSGVFFQFSPQGLTFVATDAHKLVKYARTDVTASQVADFIMPKKPLNILKNILSASDTEVKIEYNDSNATFSFENYVLMCRLIDGKYPNYEAVIPKENPNKLMIDRSQFLSSVRRVAIFSNKTTHQIRLKIAGAELNVSAEDIDYSNKAEERLTCDYQGDDMQIGYNSRFLTEMLTNLQSDMIMLEMSLPNRAGILTPVDGLEEGETVTMLVMPVMLNS; via the coding sequence ATGAAATTTATAGTATCGAGTTCGTACTTATTGAAACAATTACAAGTTTTAGGTAACGTTATCAACAGCAGTAATACTTTGCCTATTTTAGATAACTTTCTATTTGATTTAGATCACAGTGTGCTAACGGTTTCTGCATCCGATTTAGAGACAACAATGTCAGCTACTTTAGGAATAGATTCAGAGAGCAAAGGAAGTGTTGCTGTTCCTGCAAAATTACTTTTGGAAATTCTTAAAACATTTCCTGAGCAGCCATTAACTTTCACGGTTGAAGAAAACAGTACTATCGAAATCAGTTCTAATTCTGGAAAATATGCTTTGGCATATGCACCTGGTGAGGAATTCCCAAAATCTGTAAATTTAGACGATCCATCAGTAACGCTTGTTCCTGCTGATGTTTTGGCAACAGCCATAAGCAAAACAATATTTGCTGCCGGAAATGATGATTTACGTCCGGTAATGTCTGGTGTATTTTTTCAATTTTCTCCACAAGGATTAACATTTGTAGCAACTGACGCACACAAATTAGTAAAATATGCCCGTACTGATGTAACGGCTTCACAAGTGGCTGATTTTATCATGCCAAAGAAACCTTTGAATATCTTGAAAAATATTCTTTCGGCTTCAGATACTGAAGTGAAAATTGAATATAACGATTCGAATGCTACTTTTTCTTTTGAAAATTATGTTTTAATGTGTCGTTTAATTGATGGAAAATATCCAAATTACGAAGCGGTAATCCCTAAAGAGAACCCAAATAAATTAATGATTGACCGTTCTCAGTTTTTGAGTTCTGTGCGTCGTGTGGCCATCTTTTCTAATAAAACTACACACCAGATTCGTTTGAAAATCGCCGGTGCTGAATTGAATGTTTCTGCTGAAGACATTGATTACTCCAATAAAGCTGAAGAAAGATTGACTTGTGATTATCAAGGTGATGATATGCAAATAGGTTATAATTCGCGTTTCCTTACCGAAATGTTGACCAACTTACAATCGGATATGATTATGCTAGAAATGTCATTACCAAACAGAGCCGGAATCCTTACTCCAGTTGATGGATTAGAAGAAGGAGAAACAGTTACCATGCTTGTTATGCCAGTAATGCTAAACAGTTAA
- the gldG gene encoding gliding motility-associated ABC transporter substrate-binding protein GldG, with protein sequence MNTAKKNNLKSVAITLAVLFLLNVIGSSFFHRFDLTKDKRYTLSPTSLNIIKQVKNPLSIKVYMQGDLPAEFKRLQQETRQLLEEFQAYNKNIIFEFVDPLENKDESMDNIKELFRKGLTPINITVDDKGKQSQAMVFPWAIAVYNNKEVNIPLLKNIMGASTTQKVIGSVQHLEYSIADALNKITKEKQKTIAVLKGNGELQDVLMAKFLMQVRESYHIGPFTLDSVAKNPTGSLEALEKYDLAIIAKPTETFSDEEKQVLDQYIINGGKTLWLVDQVAVEMDSLYNSAGATLAYPRDLNLNDMFFKYGIRINPDLIKDERGSPIKLATGEQGSATQFQEFNWKFAPQVYPNSKHPIVKNLGGIRFDFANPIDTLKNGIKKTILLQSSQYSRKIGTPAEINLNSVTEETSPTDYLNKGNIPLSVLLEGSFHSMFENRVLPFDQKTFETKGKDSKMIVISDGDLIKNQLDKNFQPVELGYDQRSGNLYDNKDFLINSVNYLLDDTGLINIRSKDLDLPLLDKEKVYENYTVTQFITIGLPILILLLFGVLFTFLRKRKYSK encoded by the coding sequence ATGAATACAGCTAAAAAAAACAATCTAAAATCCGTTGCAATAACTCTTGCTGTTTTATTCCTTCTGAATGTAATAGGCAGTTCGTTTTTCCATCGTTTTGATTTGACCAAAGATAAAAGATATACCCTTTCCCCTACTTCTTTGAATATTATCAAACAAGTAAAAAATCCTTTGTCTATAAAAGTCTACATGCAAGGTGATTTACCTGCTGAATTCAAACGATTACAGCAAGAAACCAGACAATTGCTGGAAGAATTTCAAGCTTACAACAAAAATATCATTTTCGAATTTGTGGATCCACTGGAAAACAAAGACGAAAGTATGGACAACATAAAAGAGTTGTTTCGCAAAGGATTGACTCCAATAAACATAACAGTTGACGACAAAGGAAAACAATCCCAAGCAATGGTTTTTCCATGGGCAATAGCAGTTTATAACAATAAAGAAGTTAATATCCCTTTATTGAAAAACATTATGGGCGCTTCCACTACCCAAAAAGTGATTGGTTCCGTACAACATCTGGAATATTCGATTGCTGATGCCTTGAATAAAATTACCAAAGAAAAACAAAAGACAATTGCGGTACTAAAAGGGAACGGAGAGCTTCAGGATGTATTAATGGCTAAGTTTCTGATGCAAGTTAGAGAAAGCTATCATATTGGTCCATTTACATTAGATTCGGTTGCAAAAAATCCAACAGGGAGTTTAGAAGCATTAGAAAAATACGACTTAGCAATTATTGCTAAACCAACAGAAACTTTTTCGGATGAGGAGAAACAAGTTTTAGACCAATATATCATAAATGGCGGAAAAACATTGTGGCTTGTCGATCAAGTTGCTGTTGAGATGGACAGTTTGTACAATTCAGCCGGAGCAACTTTAGCGTACCCACGAGATTTGAATTTGAACGATATGTTCTTCAAATACGGTATTCGAATCAATCCTGATTTGATAAAAGATGAACGTGGAAGTCCCATAAAACTTGCTACCGGAGAACAAGGAAGTGCCACTCAATTTCAGGAATTTAACTGGAAATTTGCACCTCAGGTTTATCCTAACAGCAAGCATCCTATAGTAAAAAATTTAGGAGGAATACGGTTTGATTTTGCCAATCCAATCGATACATTGAAAAACGGAATCAAGAAAACAATTTTATTGCAATCATCTCAATATTCGAGAAAAATAGGCACACCGGCAGAAATAAATTTGAATAGCGTTACTGAGGAAACCTCGCCAACAGATTACCTGAATAAAGGAAATATACCTCTTTCGGTTTTATTGGAAGGTTCGTTTCATTCGATGTTTGAAAATAGAGTTTTGCCTTTTGACCAAAAAACATTTGAAACCAAAGGCAAGGACAGTAAAATGATTGTCATTTCTGATGGAGATTTGATTAAAAATCAATTGGATAAAAATTTTCAACCTGTAGAATTAGGTTACGATCAAAGATCTGGAAATTTGTATGACAATAAAGATTTTCTAATAAATTCTGTTAATTATCTATTGGATGATACCGGACTTATTAACATTCGAAGCAAAGATCTTGATTTACCATTATTGGATAAAGAAAAAGTTTATGAAAACTATACCGTTACACAATTCATAACTATCGGGCTTCCAATTCTAATTTTGCTGCTTTTTGGTGTTCTATTTACTTTCCTTCGAAAAAGAAAATACAGCAAGTAG
- the gldF gene encoding gliding motility-associated ABC transporter permease subunit GldF: MKSIVLREIKSFFGSPIGYLVIAIFLIINGLFLWVFEGDYNILNTGFADLTPFFTLAPWIFIFLIPAVTMRSFSDEKKQGTLELLLTKPLSIWQIVNGKFLGALLLIVMAIIPTFIYVKVISSLGMPEGNIDMGSTIGSYFGLLFLIAGYSSIGIFTSTLSDNQIVAFIVAVFLCFFLYFGFEGLASVTPAFLNFISVLGMQDHYKSMSRGVIDTRDIIYFVSITVAFLSFTVYNLKSFKS, encoded by the coding sequence ATGAAATCAATAGTATTACGAGAAATAAAATCCTTTTTTGGTTCGCCAATTGGCTACTTGGTTATTGCCATTTTTCTAATAATTAACGGATTGTTCCTATGGGTTTTCGAAGGAGATTACAATATCTTGAATACCGGTTTTGCTGATTTGACTCCTTTTTTTACATTAGCACCTTGGATTTTTATTTTCCTTATTCCAGCTGTTACGATGCGTAGTTTCTCGGATGAAAAAAAACAAGGAACATTAGAATTATTGCTAACGAAACCATTGAGTATTTGGCAAATAGTAAACGGGAAATTTCTTGGAGCCTTGCTTTTAATTGTAATGGCAATTATCCCAACTTTTATTTATGTAAAAGTAATTTCTAGTTTAGGAATGCCCGAAGGAAATATTGATATGGGAAGCACTATTGGTTCTTATTTTGGATTATTATTCCTGATTGCTGGCTATTCTTCCATTGGAATCTTTACTTCAACTCTTTCCGATAATCAAATTGTAGCCTTTATTGTAGCCGTATTTTTATGTTTCTTTCTCTACTTTGGGTTTGAAGGTTTAGCTAGCGTTACTCCTGCATTTTTAAATTTTATTTCAGTTTTAGGAATGCAAGACCATTATAAAAGTATGAGCCGAGGCGTAATAGACACTAGAGATATTATCTATTTTGTAAGCATTACGGTTGCATTTCTTTCGTTTACTGTTTATAATCTAAAATCTTTTAAATCGTAA
- a CDS encoding putative quinol monooxygenase: MFVRIVKLSFHEEHIPAFLENFELMKDKIRNAPGNRFLELYQDKNNKSIFFTYSYWENEADLENYRNSELFYEVWTFTKKLFNDKPEAWSVDKIVTLE; the protein is encoded by the coding sequence ATGTTTGTACGAATAGTAAAATTGAGTTTTCATGAGGAACATATTCCTGCTTTTTTAGAAAACTTCGAGTTAATGAAAGATAAAATACGAAATGCTCCAGGAAATCGTTTCTTAGAACTGTATCAGGATAAAAACAATAAAAGCATTTTCTTTACCTACAGTTATTGGGAAAATGAAGCCGATTTAGAAAATTATAGAAATTCAGAACTTTTTTATGAGGTTTGGACATTCACCAAAAAATTATTCAACGACAAACCAGAAGCTTGGAGTGTAGATAAAATAGTTACTTTAGAATAA